In Aegilops tauschii subsp. strangulata cultivar AL8/78 chromosome 3, Aet v6.0, whole genome shotgun sequence, one genomic interval encodes:
- the LOC109783484 gene encoding uncharacterized protein → MLACLLCSNHSALRTPEQSDTLVSANDMCSLAEWPSHARHNRALLQDEAGGQKKKGRGVLKGFKASKKRFANGSAKLNITFSEKLGGTVGMNYRSFKDDVVVVMKRKLPLIGVRTWSDIHPTIHRLIIADMIDRWDLEDTPETEEKVLKIAKEQYRGWRSTLSSTYKAYKTDAARLANLPEDLQPEEWEWMIEYFGTDSKFPDRSQKNANNRKKQKTKHIIGSKSYSQVSFEKRNLETGEEPDCIALWELTQTNDGTWSNTDSQKVYDKALQEVKIKETETEGPLSSEQKNSIFQTAYKDTLQCKSSQPRGYGYMAKTSTGSERFRIQIEEQARATAATQERNSQLSQQVNELEDQLQAERANTQERINLERAEREQLEERLKEECAERERLLQEERTSRLEFERNMMAKFIELSQQMGTQQVPTKRVDKENSNPNLQNILLQRSSPNKTPGSRPTAISSNALIQAAARHSRMFKAMYLLPLIWGS, encoded by the exons ATGCTAGCTTGCCTTTTGTGCTCCAACCACTCAGCATTGC GAACTCCAGAACAATCTGACACTCTAGTGTCTGCTAATGACATGTGTTCCCTTGCTGAATGGCCATCCCATGCTCGCCACAACCGTGCACTACTACAGGATG AAGCTGGTGGACAGAAGAAGAAAGGGCGAGGTGTTCTAAAAGGTTTTAAAGCATCTAAGAAGCGTTTTGCCAATGGATCTGCAAAGCTAAATATTACATTCTCTGAAAAATTGGGTGGTACAGTAGGAATGAACTATCGTTCGTTCAAGGATGACGTGGTAGTCGTAATGAAAAGAAAGTTACCACTCATTGGAGTGAGGACGTGGTCGGACATTCACCCTACCATTCATCGACTCATTATTGCAGACATGATA GACAGATGGGACTTGGAAGATACACCAGAAACAGAAGAAAAAGTTCTCAAAATTGCGAAAGAGCAATATAGAGGCTGGCGATCAACTCTAAGCTCCACTTACaaggcatacaaaacagatgCAGCTAGATTGGCTAATCTGCCGGAAGATTTGCAACCAGAAGAGTGGGAATGGATGATTGAGTACTTTGGCACTGATTCAAAATTTCCG GATCGCAGCCAAAAGAACGCCAATAACCGTAAGAAACAGAAGACAAAACACATAATCGGATCAAAATCTTACTCGCAAGTTAGTTTTGAGAAG AGAAACTTGGAAACTGGAGAAGAGCCAGATTGTATTGCTCTGTGGGAACTCACCCAAACGAACGATGGAACATGGTCTAACACAGATTCCCAGAAAGTTTAC GACAAAGCACTTCAAGAGGTTAAAATCAAAGAAACTGAAACTGAAGGTCCACTTTCAAGTGAGCAGAAAAACAGTATTTTCCAGACCGCTTACAAAGACACTCTGCAATGCAAGTCATCGCAGCCTCGTGGGTACGGATACATGGCCAAAACTTCAACTGGTTCTGAAAGGTTTCGTATCCAGATCGAAGAGCAAGCTCGTGCTACAGCAGCCACCCAGGAGCGAAACTCTCAGCTCAGCCAGCAGGTCAACGAATTAGAAGATCAACTACAAGCTGAACGTGCAAACACACAAGAGAGGATTAACTTGGAGCGTGCTGAGAGAGAACAACTTGAGGAGAGGTTAAAAGAAGAGTGTGCTGAAAGGGAAAGATTGTTGCAAGAGGAGCGAACATCAAGACTGGAATTTGAAAGAAACATGATGGCAAAGTTTATAGAATTGAGCCAACAGATGGGAACCCAACAG GTGCCTACGAAGAGGGTTGACAAAGAAAATAGTAATCCAAACTTGCAAAATATTCTTTTACAGAGATCTAGTCCTAATAAGACTCCAGGTTCAAGGCCAACTGCTATTTCTTCAAATGCGCTCATACAAGCTGCAGCAAGGCATTCTCGAATGTTTAAAGCAATG TATCTCTTGCCGCTGATATGGGGGTCGTGA